The following proteins come from a genomic window of Myroides odoratus DSM 2801:
- a CDS encoding sensor histidine kinase, giving the protein MKIRTRLSLQFIGLFAILLLGVLTSIYFVVATQWKKNFFRQLEDRAITVGHNYLAEDNFTKAEYDEVLRKFPRTLPKEQIRIYTSSFEPTYIAEQELRWDKALLQQIYTHKKVQFQQEGDFIVGIFYEDNSGNYIIVAKATNDNGEKALQQLRSIMLFSLLIALIITFILSRIFSNSLLNPIKSIINHVQDKDVENLVQPIPVDHMSKDEIKTLSDTINMLFLRLHTSFDNQQSFVSHASHELKTPIASMMGNAEIALRSPRTEAEYQEVLAGIVKDASHINRIINNLLTLSQLNNARYSLQETSFEAFWWTLIDHLVATQKDVNLNLAIETQEELYALYFNGNSHLLELALSNIILNAHKFSHQAPIQLTLKTTANDILILIEDQGIGIHKEDLDKLFLPFFRSPNALGIKGTGLGLSLAYKIIELHQGSLTVQSILHQGTTVTIRLPKQMKATD; this is encoded by the coding sequence ATGAAAATAAGAACCCGACTCTCCTTACAATTTATCGGTTTATTTGCCATCTTGCTTTTAGGGGTACTGACTTCTATTTACTTTGTTGTCGCCACCCAATGGAAAAAGAATTTCTTTCGCCAATTAGAAGATCGCGCCATTACTGTAGGGCATAATTATTTAGCGGAAGACAATTTCACCAAGGCTGAATACGATGAGGTACTACGCAAATTTCCACGTACCTTGCCCAAAGAGCAAATTCGCATTTATACCTCTTCTTTTGAACCCACCTATATTGCTGAACAAGAATTGCGTTGGGACAAAGCGCTCTTGCAACAAATTTACACCCATAAAAAAGTACAATTTCAACAAGAGGGTGATTTCATTGTAGGAATTTTCTATGAAGATAATTCTGGAAACTATATTATTGTGGCCAAAGCGACCAATGACAATGGAGAAAAAGCGCTGCAACAATTGCGCAGTATTATGCTTTTTAGTCTTTTGATTGCTTTAATCATTACGTTTATACTATCGCGCATCTTCTCGAATTCCCTATTAAACCCCATCAAGAGTATCATCAATCACGTTCAGGATAAAGACGTAGAAAATTTAGTTCAACCCATTCCTGTTGACCATATGTCCAAGGATGAAATTAAAACTTTAAGCGATACCATCAATATGTTGTTTTTGCGTTTGCATACTTCTTTTGACAACCAGCAATCTTTTGTTTCTCATGCCTCTCATGAGCTCAAAACGCCAATTGCTTCTATGATGGGCAATGCGGAAATTGCGTTGCGCAGTCCGCGTACAGAAGCCGAATACCAAGAAGTATTGGCAGGTATAGTTAAAGATGCTAGTCACATCAATCGCATCATCAATAATTTATTGACGTTATCCCAATTAAATAACGCGCGTTATTCGCTGCAAGAGACGTCTTTTGAGGCTTTTTGGTGGACCTTAATCGATCATTTGGTTGCTACCCAAAAGGATGTAAACCTCAACCTAGCCATAGAAACACAAGAAGAATTATATGCGTTGTACTTTAATGGAAATTCTCATTTGCTTGAGCTCGCACTTTCCAATATCATCCTCAATGCCCATAAATTTTCTCATCAAGCTCCCATCCAATTGACCTTGAAAACCACAGCAAACGACATTCTTATTCTTATTGAAGATCAAGGAATTGGCATCCACAAAGAGGATTTGGATAAGTTATTCCTTCCTTTTTTCCGTTCTCCTAATGCTTTAGGGATTAAAGGAACTGGATTAGGCTTGTCTTTGGCTTAT
- a CDS encoding response regulator transcription factor yields the protein MNILLVEDEANVSNFIRKGLEESQHKVTLAYEGFMGLKLAMEHEFDLIILDVILPNINGFDLCQEIKKHKSDTPVLMLTALSTLHDKIKGFNMGADDYLTKPFHYEELLLRINALTRRMKMAVPSLEYTVDNLVMNCFQKKVYRDQVEINLTQKEYHLLEYFLLNKNRVLSRAQIAEAVWGIDFDRGTNLIDVYINYLRRKLNKNQETTLIQTVIGMGYILKDEQ from the coding sequence ATGAACATATTATTGGTTGAAGATGAGGCAAATGTGTCTAATTTTATTCGCAAAGGATTAGAAGAGAGTCAACATAAAGTAACCTTGGCTTATGAGGGTTTCATGGGGCTAAAATTAGCAATGGAACACGAATTTGACCTCATTATTTTAGATGTGATTCTCCCAAACATCAATGGGTTTGATCTCTGTCAGGAAATCAAAAAACACAAATCAGATACACCTGTATTAATGCTGACAGCCCTTTCTACTCTACATGATAAAATCAAGGGTTTCAATATGGGAGCAGATGATTACTTGACAAAACCTTTTCATTATGAAGAACTTTTACTGCGTATCAATGCCTTGACTCGCCGCATGAAAATGGCTGTGCCCAGTTTAGAATATACCGTTGATAATTTGGTTATGAATTGCTTTCAGAAGAAAGTATACCGCGATCAGGTTGAAATCAACTTAACCCAAAAAGAATATCATTTATTGGAATACTTTCTTCTCAACAAAAACCGCGTCTTGAGTCGCGCGCAAATTGCAGAGGCAGTATGGGGGATTGATTTTGATCGAGGAACCAACCTCATCGATGTATACATCAATTACCTGAGAAGAAAGCTAAACAAAAACCAAGAGACAACACTGATTCAAACCGTCATTGGTATGGGGTACATTTTAAAAGACGAACAATGA
- a CDS encoding VOC family protein — MIKYSYTIMYVKQVEVTVAFYESAFGFERKFITPEGDYAELISGDTTLAFAAEELAQTNLSKGFTVVSKDRVMGIELGFVVEDVEQAVQRAVAAGASLYEPVKVKPWGQTVAYVTDCNGFLIELCTAIQA; from the coding sequence ATGATTAAGTACAGCTATACCATTATGTATGTAAAACAGGTTGAAGTAACCGTTGCATTTTACGAAAGTGCTTTTGGATTTGAACGCAAGTTCATTACTCCAGAAGGAGATTATGCCGAATTAATTTCAGGAGATACTACTTTGGCCTTCGCAGCAGAGGAATTGGCACAGACTAATTTATCCAAAGGATTTACAGTTGTGAGTAAAGACCGTGTAATGGGAATCGAGTTGGGGTTTGTGGTAGAGGATGTTGAGCAAGCGGTACAGCGAGCAGTAGCGGCTGGAGCTTCACTATATGAGCCAGTAAAGGTGAAACCATGGGGGCAAACAGTGGCCTATGTCACAGATTGCAACGGTTTCTTAATCGAACTGTGTACTGCAATACAAGCATAA
- a CDS encoding DUF4252 domain-containing protein: MKRIVPYLICCLMLLSAQLTLGQDSFSKFEKNKNISNVVVNKKMFEMMANVKVEATNTEEKLYFDLIKKLTSLRVFNTKTQEVKKEMTSTINDYVKDKNLKELVNKKDSDSKIIIYIDQTGTNQNISELVMYNDSVDPTKETVLVLITGNFSLKELSSLTKKMNLPLGNTLDKL; the protein is encoded by the coding sequence ATGAAACGAATCGTACCTTATTTGATCTGTTGTTTGATGTTACTTTCAGCACAACTAACATTAGGTCAGGACAGCTTTTCAAAGTTTGAAAAAAACAAAAACATCAGTAATGTTGTAGTCAACAAGAAGATGTTTGAAATGATGGCTAACGTAAAAGTAGAAGCAACGAACACCGAAGAAAAGCTCTATTTTGATTTAATCAAGAAACTAACCAGCTTACGCGTTTTTAATACCAAGACGCAAGAAGTAAAAAAAGAGATGACGTCGACCATCAATGATTATGTGAAAGACAAAAATCTCAAAGAATTAGTAAACAAAAAAGACAGTGATTCTAAAATTATCATTTACATTGACCAAACAGGGACGAACCAAAATATTTCAGAACTGGTGATGTACAATGACAGTGTGGATCCGACTAAAGAAACCGTTTTAGTTCTCATCACAGGAAATTTCAGTTTAAAAGAACTTTCCTCCTTAACGAAGAAAATGAATTTACCCCTAGGAAATACCCTAGACAAGCTATAA
- a CDS encoding YncE family protein, translated as MKKLLFLALSLSILSTSCSTSDDPFVEVPQAPNLDNGLLILNQGGLQFNDASIGFSSFAYDKYHANIAKTADKVLGDQAHSMSFKDNKAFVVLKGSNKVEIFNRYTFKHEGTITEGLNMPLYIAFANNKIYVTNEETQSVSVYDANYKFLSDIKINAPVGQILAWHTKLYVQKNISADKSEIAVIDANSNITKTIPVEKELKDLVTLGDFVFAISSTSDKSFFYKIDAQTDTKVTEFFSTRNSAAKNLRLDNNDLYYTSNNSVYKWNPHDTNVQVAAVLTIPEKDYNAASTFYGFNVIKNTIYVGDAGDMMDPSKVSIYQNGKMIQSFTAGILTSNFYANYK; from the coding sequence ATGAAAAAACTTTTATTTCTAGCACTATCATTATCAATCCTTTCAACATCTTGTAGTACATCGGATGATCCATTTGTAGAAGTACCACAGGCGCCAAACCTTGACAATGGTTTACTTATTTTAAATCAAGGAGGTTTACAGTTTAATGATGCATCTATAGGATTTTCAAGTTTTGCTTACGATAAATATCATGCTAATATTGCAAAAACCGCAGACAAAGTATTAGGAGATCAAGCTCACAGTATGTCTTTCAAAGACAACAAAGCATTTGTTGTATTAAAAGGGTCTAATAAAGTTGAGATTTTCAATCGCTATACATTTAAACACGAAGGAACTATTACAGAAGGTTTAAATATGCCGTTGTACATTGCTTTCGCAAACAACAAAATATATGTTACGAATGAGGAAACACAATCGGTTAGTGTATATGATGCAAACTACAAATTCCTTAGTGACATTAAAATCAATGCACCAGTAGGTCAAATTTTAGCTTGGCATACCAAATTGTATGTACAAAAAAATATTTCGGCTGATAAAAGTGAAATCGCTGTTATTGACGCAAACTCGAACATTACAAAAACAATTCCAGTAGAAAAAGAGTTGAAAGACCTTGTTACTTTAGGTGATTTTGTTTTTGCTATTTCAAGTACAAGTGATAAATCATTCTTCTATAAAATAGACGCTCAAACAGATACGAAAGTAACTGAATTCTTCTCTACGAGAAATTCAGCGGCAAAGAACTTGCGTTTAGACAATAATGATTTGTACTACACAAGTAATAACTCCGTGTACAAATGGAATCCACATGATACAAATGTACAAGTTGCAGCAGTCTTGACTATTCCAGAAAAAGATTATAACGCGGCTTCTACCTTCTATGGTTTCAACGTAATTAAAAATACAATTTACGTTGGAGATGCAGGAGATATGATGGATCCAAGTAAAGTTTCCATCTACCAAAATGGTAAAATGATTCAAAGTTTTACAGCGGGAATCTTAACAAGTAATTTCTACGCTAACTACAAATAA
- a CDS encoding lipopolysaccharide kinase InaA family protein — protein MTQLRVNQRIHPLYQNQQEELTNLIENYDALTTYLFKGGRNSIKLATLSTGQRVAIKSFKIPNEFNKRVYKFFRKPKGLRSFEHAEKLKELGVANPQAVAYFEYSTATTIRNTYYISELVEAEITYRDLIMQKNYPDRDIILEEFVRFSYGLHEKGIKFLDHSPGNTLIKKQPNGTYTFYLVDLNRMKFDQEMSFSHRMKNLAYLTTNINDIEKMAEHYARLIGKNSKEVFIRLWLETIKFQFRFYKKKDIKFKIKRLYIN, from the coding sequence ATGACTCAACTAAGGGTAAATCAACGCATTCACCCCTTATATCAAAACCAACAAGAAGAATTAACAAACCTAATTGAAAACTATGATGCATTAACTACGTATCTTTTTAAAGGAGGTAGAAACTCAATTAAACTAGCAACCTTATCAACTGGTCAACGAGTAGCTATTAAATCCTTTAAAATCCCCAATGAATTTAATAAACGCGTGTATAAGTTTTTTAGAAAACCCAAAGGATTGCGATCGTTTGAACACGCTGAAAAACTAAAGGAGTTGGGAGTAGCTAACCCACAAGCGGTAGCGTATTTTGAATACAGCACGGCCACCACCATTCGGAATACCTATTATATTTCGGAACTCGTCGAGGCAGAAATTACCTATCGCGATTTAATTATGCAGAAGAATTATCCTGATCGGGATATTATTTTGGAAGAATTTGTTCGTTTTTCTTATGGTTTACATGAAAAGGGAATTAAGTTTTTAGATCATTCGCCTGGAAATACGCTGATTAAAAAACAACCCAATGGAACCTATACGTTTTATTTGGTCGATTTAAATCGAATGAAATTTGATCAAGAAATGTCGTTTTCCCATCGCATGAAAAACTTAGCGTATCTAACCACCAATATTAATGATATTGAAAAGATGGCAGAGCACTATGCTCGATTAATTGGAAAAAACTCCAAAGAAGTTTTTATTCGTTTATGGTTAGAAACGATCAAGTTCCAATTTAGATTTTACAAAAAGAAAGACATAAAGTTTAAGATTAAACGACTTTATATTAATTAA
- a CDS encoding ABC transporter substrate-binding protein, producing the protein MKKIAFYCLGLTLLLLFTECKDKTAAQVEQSTPQSLIAYAKGFTLKAYDGFYVVQITQPWASAKEQFTYVLKREQAQVPDSLKQYTQIQIPIQTIACTSTTHIPAISTLDEVQSLIGFAGLDYISTESVRQEIDRGHIRELGQNETLNVEVIVDATPDVFMAFAMDNGNKALHTIEQAGIPVLYNGDWTEQNPLGKAEWIKLFGVLYDKEKEANQFFEDIVTDYTAALELVKNVKSQPTVVSGVMYSDVWYLPEGNSWAAVYFKDAKADYLWKDTPGVGSLALSFEQVLEKGQHADFWINPGHYESLSDLAAANPHYKEFEAFKKGKVYSFAPTKGKTGGVLFYEWGPLRPDLVLKDLIQIVHPELLPDYQPFFYRQLQ; encoded by the coding sequence ATGAAAAAAATAGCTTTTTATTGTTTGGGATTAACTTTGTTGCTTTTGTTCACTGAATGCAAAGACAAGACGGCAGCACAAGTAGAGCAATCCACACCACAATCTCTTATTGCATATGCCAAAGGATTCACCCTGAAAGCGTATGATGGTTTTTATGTGGTTCAAATCACCCAACCTTGGGCATCAGCAAAGGAACAGTTTACCTATGTTTTAAAAAGAGAACAAGCGCAAGTGCCTGATTCTCTCAAACAGTATACCCAAATTCAAATTCCCATTCAAACCATTGCTTGTACATCGACTACGCATATTCCAGCTATTTCAACGCTAGATGAAGTGCAATCGCTTATTGGTTTTGCAGGACTGGATTATATCTCTACTGAATCCGTTCGACAGGAGATTGACCGTGGGCATATCCGAGAATTGGGACAAAATGAAACACTGAATGTAGAAGTGATTGTCGATGCAACACCTGATGTATTCATGGCATTTGCCATGGACAATGGAAATAAAGCCTTACATACAATTGAACAAGCTGGCATTCCTGTCTTATATAATGGGGATTGGACAGAACAAAATCCTTTAGGTAAAGCAGAATGGATCAAGCTGTTCGGTGTCTTATATGACAAAGAAAAGGAAGCCAATCAATTTTTTGAGGATATTGTGACAGATTATACGGCAGCTTTAGAACTGGTGAAAAATGTAAAAAGTCAACCGACGGTAGTCAGTGGAGTAATGTATTCTGATGTTTGGTATTTGCCAGAGGGGAATAGCTGGGCAGCCGTGTATTTTAAAGATGCAAAAGCAGATTATCTGTGGAAAGATACACCAGGAGTAGGGAGTTTAGCCCTGTCTTTTGAACAGGTGCTTGAAAAAGGACAACACGCTGATTTTTGGATTAATCCAGGACATTATGAATCGTTGAGTGATTTGGCAGCGGCTAATCCACACTATAAAGAATTTGAGGCATTTAAAAAAGGGAAAGTATATTCTTTTGCTCCAACGAAAGGAAAAACAGGGGGAGTGCTCTTTTATGAGTGGGGACCGCTTCGACCGGATTTGGTTCTAAAAGACCTCATTCAAATAGTACATCCAGAACTATTACCAGATTATCAACCGTTTTTTTATCGACAATTACAGTAA
- a CDS encoding FecCD family ABC transporter permease → MNIPKASWGLGIVLVVFLLIVNLSWGSVHIPFKEVIRILTGQEGTKASWEYIVLHYRLPKAFVAILVGIALALSGLLMQTLFRNPMAESYVLGISAGAGLGVALVLMGGALLPAFIASYLMSSYTLLSTAIVGSLFLLLIILAVSHRVKSSVTVLIVGLMFGSFANAIIAILTYFSEADQLKKYVVWMSGSLGNLTQEMILLFLFVVSIGVGLSLFLIRRLDALLLGDAYAASLGINVKQTRNLIIITTSLLAGGATAFVGPIAFIGLAVPHMARMLWKTNTHRTLIGACMLLGSILLLLCDMLTQVHAQAILPINAITAIFGAPIVIALLLKYRVF, encoded by the coding sequence ATGAACATACCAAAAGCAAGTTGGGGATTGGGAATAGTATTGGTCGTATTCCTATTGATTGTAAATCTTTCTTGGGGCAGTGTACACATCCCCTTTAAAGAGGTCATTCGCATTCTCACAGGACAAGAAGGAACAAAAGCCTCATGGGAATATATTGTATTGCATTATCGTTTACCCAAGGCTTTTGTCGCTATTTTGGTCGGTATTGCCTTAGCGTTAAGCGGCTTATTAATGCAAACGCTGTTTCGGAATCCTATGGCGGAATCTTATGTATTGGGAATTAGCGCAGGTGCAGGGCTAGGGGTAGCTTTAGTGTTGATGGGAGGTGCACTACTTCCAGCATTTATCGCGTCTTATTTAATGTCTAGTTATACCTTACTTAGTACTGCTATTGTAGGGAGTTTATTTTTGTTACTAATCATTTTAGCCGTATCGCATCGAGTAAAAAGTTCCGTTACAGTACTTATTGTTGGGTTAATGTTTGGCAGTTTTGCCAATGCCATTATAGCGATATTGACCTATTTTAGTGAAGCGGATCAGCTAAAAAAATATGTCGTGTGGATGTCGGGAAGTTTGGGGAATTTAACCCAAGAAATGATACTACTTTTTTTATTTGTTGTTAGTATAGGTGTCGGATTATCCCTATTTTTAATCCGAAGATTAGATGCCTTATTGCTAGGAGATGCGTATGCAGCTTCCTTGGGAATTAATGTGAAGCAAACGAGAAATTTAATTATTATCACCACGAGTTTATTGGCGGGTGGAGCAACAGCCTTTGTCGGGCCTATTGCCTTTATTGGATTAGCTGTACCGCATATGGCGCGTATGCTGTGGAAAACAAACACCCATCGCACGTTAATTGGCGCTTGTATGTTGTTGGGGAGTATTTTGCTTTTACTTTGTGATATGCTCACACAGGTACACGCACAGGCGATTTTACCCATTAATGCCATTACCGCTATTTTTGGTGCTCCAATCGTTATTGCTTTACTATTGAAATACCGTGTTTTTTAG
- the tgt gene encoding tRNA guanosine(34) transglycosylase Tgt has product MKFELLHTDVQSRARAGKITTDHGVIETPIFMPVGTVATVKGVHQRELKEEINPDIILGNTYHLYLRPKVEILKQAGGLHKFMNWDRNILTDSGGFQVYSLSANRKIKEEGVKFKSHIDGSYHFFSPENVMEVQRAIGADIIMAFDECTPYPCDYRYAKRSMHMTHRWLDRCVTHFNKTPELYGYSQALFPIVQGSTYKDLRQQSAEYIANVGAEGNAIGGLSVGEPAEEMYAMTDVVTSILPEDKPRYLMGVGTPINILENIALGIDMFDCVMPTRNARNGMLFTAEGIINIKNKKWEDDFSPIDAMGHTWVDTEYSKAYLRHLFAANESLGKQIASIHNLGFYMWLVREARQQILAGTFATWKNKMVKQLGERL; this is encoded by the coding sequence ATGAAGTTCGAATTATTACATACTGATGTTCAGTCACGTGCGCGTGCTGGAAAAATTACGACGGATCACGGTGTTATTGAAACGCCTATTTTCATGCCCGTTGGAACGGTAGCAACAGTAAAAGGAGTGCACCAACGTGAGCTAAAAGAAGAAATTAATCCTGATATTATTCTAGGAAATACCTATCATTTATATCTACGACCAAAAGTAGAAATCTTAAAGCAAGCAGGTGGTTTGCATAAATTCATGAATTGGGACCGCAATATTCTAACGGATAGTGGGGGATTCCAAGTGTATTCGCTTTCTGCTAACAGAAAAATCAAGGAAGAAGGAGTGAAATTTAAATCACACATTGATGGATCGTATCACTTTTTCTCTCCAGAAAATGTAATGGAAGTTCAACGTGCGATTGGAGCGGATATCATCATGGCTTTTGATGAGTGTACGCCTTATCCATGTGATTACCGCTATGCAAAACGCTCGATGCACATGACGCACCGTTGGTTAGATCGTTGTGTGACACATTTTAATAAAACACCAGAACTATACGGATATTCGCAAGCCTTATTTCCAATTGTTCAAGGAAGTACATATAAAGATTTACGCCAACAATCAGCAGAGTATATTGCTAATGTTGGAGCAGAAGGAAATGCCATCGGAGGATTATCTGTAGGGGAACCTGCAGAAGAAATGTACGCAATGACTGATGTGGTTACTTCTATTTTACCCGAAGATAAACCAAGATACTTGATGGGGGTTGGTACGCCAATTAATATCTTAGAAAATATTGCCTTGGGTATTGATATGTTTGACTGTGTAATGCCAACGCGTAATGCGAGAAATGGAATGTTGTTTACAGCTGAAGGAATTATCAATATCAAAAATAAAAAATGGGAGGATGATTTTTCTCCAATTGATGCAATGGGACATACATGGGTAGATACAGAATACTCAAAAGCCTATTTACGTCACTTGTTTGCGGCTAACGAATCGCTAGGAAAACAAATTGCGTCTATTCACAATTTAGGTTTCTATATGTGGTTGGTTCGTGAAGCACGTCAACAAATCTTAGCTGGTACATTTGCCACTTGGAAAAATAAAATGGTGAAACAATTGGGGGAAAGATTGTAA
- a CDS encoding LptF/LptG family permease, with amino-acid sequence MKIIDWYILKRYLATFFVMLLLFVPIGIVIDVSEKINKILENKVPIQATMMYYLDFTVYFANMLFPIFLFISIIWFTSKLANNTEIVAILSSGISFTRFLRPYLIGATLISFLALAMSMYIVPKASAGYNDFRYKYLKRDEVRESQNVFKQINANEFIFVSNFNYSTNTGYNFTIEEFDGNKLVSKIDAKRIEWNEETKMYTLYDYFKREVGDAGDVLEFADSKELHLEFDIDDLSPVVYAAETMTLGQLKRFIEKERMRGSSNINVHLVVLYKKYSVPVSAFILTIIAVSVSSMKRRGGMGINLAIGIALAFIYVFFDKIFSVLAEASSMSPLVAVWIPNVTFSILAIFLLRNARR; translated from the coding sequence ATGAAAATTATAGACTGGTATATTTTAAAGCGATATTTAGCCACTTTTTTTGTGATGCTCTTGCTATTTGTACCTATTGGTATTGTCATTGACGTTTCTGAAAAGATCAATAAAATCCTAGAGAACAAGGTGCCTATTCAAGCAACCATGATGTACTACTTGGATTTTACGGTCTATTTCGCCAATATGTTATTTCCTATATTTCTGTTTATTTCCATTATTTGGTTTACCTCCAAACTGGCAAATAACACAGAAATTGTGGCTATTTTAAGTTCTGGAATATCTTTCACTCGATTTCTGCGTCCGTATTTGATTGGAGCGACTTTAATTTCGTTCTTAGCACTAGCCATGTCTATGTATATCGTGCCTAAAGCAAGTGCCGGATATAATGATTTCCGTTATAAATACCTGAAGAGAGACGAGGTTCGGGAAAGCCAGAACGTATTCAAACAAATCAATGCCAACGAATTTATCTTTGTAAGTAACTTTAATTATAGTACAAATACAGGGTATAATTTCACCATTGAAGAGTTTGATGGCAATAAATTAGTTTCAAAAATCGACGCTAAACGCATTGAATGGAATGAAGAAACGAAAATGTATACCTTGTATGACTATTTCAAGAGAGAAGTAGGGGATGCGGGGGATGTTTTAGAGTTTGCTGATTCCAAAGAATTGCATTTGGAATTCGATATTGACGATTTGAGTCCTGTCGTATATGCAGCAGAAACCATGACTTTAGGTCAACTAAAGAGATTTATTGAAAAAGAACGCATGCGCGGATCTTCTAATATCAATGTGCATTTGGTGGTGTTGTATAAAAAATACAGTGTGCCTGTATCGGCCTTTATTTTGACGATTATCGCCGTATCTGTGTCTTCGATGAAACGAAGAGGAGGTATGGGAATTAACTTAGCTATCGGTATTGCGTTAGCTTTTATCTATGTTTTCTTTGATAAGATTTTTAGTGTGTTAGCAGAAGCTTCCAGTATGTCACCGTTGGTGGCCGTGTGGATTCCTAACGTCACGTTCTCAATTTTAGCTATATTTTTATTACGAAATGCTCGCAGATAA
- a CDS encoding DMT family transporter has translation MLADNVKSNLLLHLIVFVWGFTAILGNLITLDALPLVWYRIVIAVITLLLLFAFKRQTLKDSKKNITQFLAAGIVIALHWLTFFWAIKVSNVSVTLACLSTGAFFTSILEPIFYKRKIIAYEVFFGFIVVCALGLIFSVSTEYVEGILLALSAACLSAVFSIINGKFAQHSSASIITFYEMVGGLLILSLYLLFSGGFTVEFFTVTTTDWLWLLVLGTFCTAFAFIGSVYVMKYITPFTVMLTINLEPVYGILLAILIFKDSEKMSPEFYVGALLILSTVVLNAIVKNRKKIKLAKI, from the coding sequence ATGCTCGCAGATAATGTAAAGAGTAATTTACTGTTACACCTCATTGTTTTCGTTTGGGGGTTTACAGCTATTTTAGGTAATTTAATTACACTAGATGCTCTACCTTTGGTGTGGTACAGAATTGTTATTGCTGTAATCACCTTACTTTTGTTATTCGCTTTTAAACGACAAACATTAAAAGACAGTAAAAAAAATATTACTCAGTTTTTGGCTGCTGGAATTGTTATTGCCTTGCATTGGCTGACTTTTTTCTGGGCCATCAAGGTTTCTAATGTATCTGTAACCTTGGCTTGTTTGTCAACAGGCGCCTTTTTTACTTCCATTCTAGAACCGATTTTCTATAAACGCAAGATTATTGCCTACGAAGTTTTCTTTGGTTTTATCGTTGTTTGTGCATTAGGCTTGATTTTTAGTGTGAGTACGGAATATGTAGAGGGAATTTTATTGGCCTTAAGTGCTGCTTGTTTATCTGCCGTTTTTTCAATTATCAACGGTAAATTTGCACAGCATTCTTCCGCTTCTATTATTACCTTTTATGAAATGGTCGGCGGATTGCTGATTCTTTCTTTATATCTTTTGTTTAGCGGTGGATTTACGGTAGAATTTTTTACCGTTACAACAACAGATTGGCTGTGGTTGTTGGTTTTAGGTACATTTTGTACCGCTTTTGCCTTTATCGGATCGGTGTATGTTATGAAGTATATAACACCGTTTACCGTGATGCTAACCATCAATCTAGAACCTGTCTATGGGATTCTATTAGCCATTTTAATTTTTAAAGACAGTGAAAAAATGAGCCCCGAATTTTATGTCGGTGCCTTGTTAATATTAAGCACAGTAGTACTAAATGCTATTGTTAAAAACAGGAAAAAGATAAAACTTGCCAAAATATAG